A genomic segment from Williamwhitmania sp. encodes:
- a CDS encoding 1-deoxy-D-xylulose-5-phosphate synthase N-terminal domain-containing protein, producing the protein MSGHYPLLENIDTPSDLKKLEEDKLVQVCSELREFIIDSVSANPGHFGASLGVVELTVALHYVFNTPEDRLIWDVGHQAYGHKILTGRRKQFHTNRKYNGLSGFPKRGESIYDAFGVGHSSTSISAALGMAIAAQQKGESRQVVAIIGDGSMTGGMAFEALNNAGISNANILVILNDNNMAIDQNVGALKEYLLDITTSKTYNKVKTDVWNALGKLNNLGPKARRVVQKVEGSIKSALLHKSNLFESLNFRYFGPVDGHDVEYLVKILNDLK; encoded by the coding sequence ATGTCAGGGCATTATCCTCTTTTGGAAAATATAGATACCCCCTCCGACCTAAAGAAGTTAGAGGAAGATAAGCTTGTGCAAGTTTGCTCCGAACTTAGGGAATTTATAATCGATTCGGTTTCGGCAAATCCGGGCCATTTTGGTGCAAGTCTAGGTGTGGTAGAACTTACCGTGGCCCTTCATTACGTATTCAACACTCCTGAAGATAGGCTGATTTGGGATGTGGGACATCAGGCTTATGGGCATAAGATACTTACTGGTCGACGTAAACAGTTCCACACAAACAGAAAATACAATGGACTAAGCGGCTTTCCCAAACGAGGTGAAAGCATCTATGATGCCTTTGGAGTTGGTCACTCCTCAACTTCCATTTCTGCCGCTCTCGGCATGGCCATTGCTGCCCAACAAAAAGGAGAAAGCCGGCAGGTGGTTGCCATCATTGGCGATGGCTCCATGACTGGGGGTATGGCCTTCGAGGCGCTTAACAATGCGGGCATCAGCAATGCCAACATCTTGGTAATCCTCAACGACAACAACATGGCTATTGACCAGAACGTTGGGGCGCTTAAAGAATACCTTCTTGATATTACTACCTCAAAAACTTACAACAAGGTTAAAACCGATGTGTGGAATGCTCTTGGAAAGTTAAACAACCTTGGACCCAAGGCACGCAGGGTTGTTCAGAAGGTAGAAGGTTCCATTAAATCTGCATTGCTGCACAAGAGCAACCTGTTTGAATCGCTTAACTTCCGCTACTTCGGGCCAGTGGACGGCCATGATGTGGAGTATCTAGTTAAGATTCTAAACGACTTAAAA